In Vitis vinifera cultivar Pinot Noir 40024 chromosome 17, ASM3070453v1, one genomic interval encodes:
- the LOC100264685 gene encoding GEM-like protein 4, producing MREQFSDECGGSPFMSPLGTTPERRPSSLSEPASRIQSPSSSDDSSNFIKTKNRNSVVGRMNKLGKKTHSFAFRVREHVRLGPKLSETVKGKLSLGARIIQEGGREKIFKHIFSVNEGEELLKASQCYLSTTAGPIAGLLFISTEKVAFCSERSISLTSPSGEIVRSPYKVLIPVRKIKRANQSENVNKPAQKYIEIVTTDGFEFWFMGFLRYEKAFKNLEKAISMYN from the exons ATGAGGGAGCAGTTCTCAGATGAGTGTGGTGGAAGTCCATTCATGAGCCCATTAGGGACGACTCCAGAGAGAAGACCCTCTTCTCTATCTGAGCCTGCCAGTCGTATCCAAAGTCCCTCTTCTTCAGATGACTCTTCCAACTTcatcaaaacaa AAAATAGAAATTCGGTAGTGGGTCGCATGAACAAGTTGGGGAAGAAGACACACAGTTTTGCTTTCAGGGTTCGGGAACATG TGAGACTGGGGCCAAAGCTATCAGAAACAGTGAAGGGGAAGCTGAGTTTGGGGGCAAGAATCATACAAGAAGGTGGGAGGGAGAAGATATTCAAGCATATATTCAGTGTGAACGAAGGAGAGGAGCTGTTGAAGGCTTCACAGTGCTACTTGTCAACAACTGCTGGTCCAATTGCTGGTCTCCTCTTTATCTCCACTGAAAAGGTTGCTTTTTGCAGTGAAAGATCCATCTCTTTAACTTCTCCATCTGGGGAAATTGTTAGATCACCCTACAAg GTTTTGATACCAGTGAGAAAGATAAAAAGAGCAAACCAAAGTGAAAATGTGAACAAGCCAGCACAGAAGTACATAGAAATAGTTACTACGGATGGTTTTGAGTTTTGGTTTATGGGATTTTTGAGGTATGAGAAAGCTTTCAAGAATCTTGAGAAGGCCATTTCTATGTACAACTAA
- the LOC100242398 gene encoding kunitz trypsin inhibitor 5, with product MKTSSLLLFSLFLIALAFNPLPGAAEAAPDPVLDIEGKQLRSGVDYYILPVIRGRGGGLTVASVRNKTCPLDVVQDKLEVSHGLPLTFTPVNPKQDVIRVSTDHNIKFSAATICAQSTVWKLEYDESTGQRFITTGGVEGNPGRGTLSNWFKIEKYGDDYKLVFCPTVCNFCKVICRDVGVYIQKGYRRLALTTDAPFRVMFKKA from the coding sequence ATGAAGACTTCATCCCTGCTACTATTCTCCTTGTTTCTCATTGCCCTTGCTTTCAACCCTCTCCCTGGGGCTGCCGAAGCTGCACCTGATCCAGTGCTTGACATTGAGGGAAAGCAGCTCCGATCTGGGGTTGATTACTACATCCTGCCGGTCATCCGTGGGAGAGGCGGCGGCCTCACCGTGGCGAGCGTCAGGAACAAGACCTGCCCGCTGGATGTGGTCCAAGACAAGCTGGAGGTATCACATGGTCTCCCATTGACGTTTACTCCAGTGAACCCCAAGCAAGATGTGATCCGAGTGTCCACTGATCATAACATCAAGTTCTCTGCTGCCACAATCTGTGCACAATCCACTGTGTGGAAGCTTGAGTATGATGAATCAACGGGACAACGGTTTATCACAACAGGGGGGGTTGAAGGGAACCCGGGGCGTGGAACTTTGAGCAACTGGTTCAAGATTGAGAAATATGGAGATGATTACAAGCTGGTCTTCTGTCCAACAGTGTGCAACTTCTGCAAGGTGATTTGCAGAGACGTGGGCGTTTATATCCAGAAGGGATACAGGCGTTTGGCTTTAACAACTGATGCGCCATTCAGGGTTATGTTCAAGAAGGCTTGA